The DNA segment aacacttctcaaatgAATTTAACAAATTATAAACAGTCGCTCTCTAAAAGTATGTTCCTATTATTTTGCCAAATGTACTTTTTAAAATTAGCTGTTTtttaaagcttgaccaaacaaAAGATTTGTGCAGGTCTATGCTTTGGAGCAAGACCTTTTTTTTTGTTGCTCTAAGTTGATTATGGAGGAACTAATATATGCGTTGATAGATGAGACATTTGATCCATTCAAACTCATCTCTATGATTTATTTCCTTCGCTTCATATGCATAAATAGAACGTCATTTGTGTTCTTAATTATGACTTGATTATCCGTTCTATAATTCTATAACATTATAAAGTATAATTTTAGATATTAAATTTGAAtttctaaaataaagaaaaaattaataaataaaattttatatcATTTCAAAGTTCTAAATATTAGTGACAATATATACATAAAGTAAAAATCATAATTAATTCTAAAGTCGAAAATGTTAGGAATTTCTAATAATTCAAAAAAGgtaaataagaaataaaattttagttgGTGTCAAACTTGACAATTTTAATCAATTTCTTTGATGCTCGACATTGAAATAAAAGCTTCTTAGTTTTACATACTTATATGATGTTTGTATTAGAAGGATTAAGAAAAAACAACTCAAAAGGTAGTCCAATGTTAATCTAACGAAAGGACTGATAATATTTAATGTTCATAGAATAAAAACAATACTCATGGCTCAAAATAATGAGTTAATAGTACTCCTAAATCTAAATGGAGTCGAAAGTTTGATAAAATTTTATTGACAAAAAAGAAACCctcctaaacctaaaaggagTACAACATGGTCAAAACTTTCCTAATAAGTACGTAATTAAAAGGACTCgaattaaataatataattttaaatcaaatcctaaatattagggaaATAGTTAAATgattattcctaaatattaggaaaataattaaattacttgtttaaatattaggaaaacaatcaaatgactattttgtccaatattaactctatttttaaagggtaaaagaggcaaacgacatttcgctaaatgccttcgtgcttttaatattgTACTAGTCTCTATAGACGTGTGTTGCCACGTCGTTTATAGAATTATTGTCATTTAATGGAAACTTTGTGTAAGAAATAGTAATATTTTTAACCGCATTAATATTCAGAACATATTTTGTTGAACTATGACATAAAAATTAATGTAGTAGAAGTCCAACTGCataaattttaatttgttttcattCATCATATTGATGTCAGAAGGCATGTGCTTGCTCCCTTACTTGGTGTAGTTCACCGTGCTTCTATCTATTCTATCTTTGTTTTCGATCGAATATACGGCTGGTTTTAGAAAGACTTATAAAGGTAGGAGTATGTATCTTTAGTTGTTTTTATTATAAACCGCGGAAAAACTTATACATATACTAAATTTCTTGTACATAAAAAAACTCATCTATTACTTATTTGAGAGGGTgatttaattttttaaagataTAAAACTCCATCAATTACATGTATAATAAATTTTACTGCATGTAAGAACctttgaattctaaataattggTTATATGTAAGCTTTTAGGCTTTGAAGATGAATAATTTAATTATGGTTGGTTTAGTCAAATCTTTAAGCTTTTTATTTAGCTTTTTTCCTTCCTAAATTCAGCACATAATGGCTCATTTTTTGTCCGATCACAACAAAAtcatacaaaaaaataaaacaaatcacaaaatacaaaaaaaatgttaAAGTTCCATGTATGCAATTTCATTATATGCTAGGCATCTTacgtaaataaaaaaaaaaaaaaaagaagaggaaattaTGGACATGCCTTTCTAATCCAAGTAGGATCAACTTTGTAGGGTCATCGTATATATAGTTTAAATCAAAAAAAGAATTCCATCATTATGTgtaattacaattagatccttaaattatacaaatatttaagGGCATAAAAATCGATCAATATTTTTGGGGATATTTTAGTCCTTCAACATTTAGCATAAATTATTCATGTTTTTATAATAATACTAGTCTCTATGCTCGTGCCTTGCACGAGTATTTTGAATTCGAGAGTCAAAATCTCTAAGACTTTAAATCAACCAATTTAGTGCAAGAGGATTATGATCTATGGTTTAGTGCAAGAGGAATATGTTCAGTCGAAATCTCTAAGTTTGATTTCGCTATGGTTTTGCGCTAAATTGTCTGATTTAAGAATATGATCTATGGCTTAAAACTGCTCTAAGACTTTAAATCAGACATCAAAATCTATGAATATTCATATATGCTTGATCTATGGTACGGTGTTGTATTAATTGTATAGAGCACTGCATAAGTTTTTATGGCTTTATGCTAGACCCTAATCAAAGGGTTTTTGTTTTCATCTATCTAAAGCATTATTCCCCACTGGTATATTCTTACTTTTCTCCGGGATATTAAACcaaatctatatctatactatattaaaaacacgaaagcctttagcgaaatgtcgtttgcCTTTTTTCCCTTTAAAATTAGACTTTATATTGGACAAAATTGTaattgtcatttaattatttacctaatatttaggactttaaagtaagaaaatttattttaaatcttTCTTAATTTAAGCTATCTAGaaactcctaatatttaggaatctaaattgagtaaaattttacttataaatatttttttccttatttaaatcgTGTAGCTACTGCCCTCAAATTTGATCCTTCCATGTTTACATGTTTTAAACATGTTTGGAATTGTAACGAATTTTGCaaatttttgtcttctttttaaTTTTGTAGGATTGAACATCTATGAATCataaatatattttcaaaatctattttttttgttgattACCTTTTTGGATCATGTTAGTAGTGTTAATCCAAATTTTATATATGCGCACAAAGAGTTTAATCTGAATTACaaatttgctattttttaatataaattatTTAATCATTCATGATGGATAACAcataaattatattttatgttaGATAATAATTATTATCATTTAATTATATCTaatattaaaacttcaaaattaactaaaattttgCTCTTAATCTTTAATTATTTGAATTATTCTGAGGAagttctaatatttaggaattcaAAATTGAATAAAATTTTAACTTATATAAATTTTTTCTTATTACTATTGCGTAAATAAATCTTTATTCAAATTCATATccaaagaagaaaatcaaaattttaaattCAGTTTCATTATTTATCATGATCTAATAACAATCGTGAATATTGAGTATCACTGAACTAAGTCGCACACGTtttaataatttttctttgagtcAAAGAATGATCGAGAATATTAAGATATATTGTCTTCTATTTTGGTTGAAAAATTCAATCAAAATTATTATATCATCAGTTCAAATGAGAGAATGAATTTGAATATAATGACGAACAAGAAAACTAAAAACGACAAAGTCAACAAAGAATAAGTAAGAACCTATTGTTTGGATATATGTCGTTCGCcattttaccttttaaatactGATTTTACGCTGGACTAAATTGTATCCTATGTTCATGAATATACAACTCAAACATATTATATAGATATGTAAGATAGATAGAGagatttaaaaaaaatgtatattCATGAATATAGGATACACGCGCGAAGCGCGTACCATAAGACTAGTATTATCAAGAAAAAGAAACAGTTGattttcaaaaaattaagaaTAACAAATATCCGATTGGAACCATACGTAGTCCACTTTTTTAAATCTAAAAaccaattttaacaaaaatctCAACTTCGACAACATAACTGCTACTCCTCAGCAACCAAGTAACTCATCGAAACACGTGCATCAACTTAGAGTAGATTTAGAGAAGTTGTATGCCAAGTTCCCACAAAGAAGTCTGTGAAGTGCTGTCTTGAATTTATGGGTAATGGTAGGGATTGCCTTCTTCTGCGATATGGATATTGTTAATTAAGTGATGTATTTGTGATATAATTCGAAGTACTTATCATACTCAATTTCGATCGGACTAATTTTGAATTTAAGGTGACAGAATTTTAGTTGAATTCAAAGTAGTCTAAATATTACAATTTTATCCAGTATTGAATTATTTTCTTAAGGAAATAGTTTATTTTTAAAGGGCATAAAAGACAATTAATATTTCAAGGATGTTTTTTGTCACTTAACATTTAGCGTGAaacattcgtgcttttataataatatagatagatatagattaaTGAAGTAGATTCTAAATTTATACTGAATGActatattttgatatatttaaatcatcaatGTAAACACTAAGTAATACCGGATACCTAATATTGTTGCTTTGGATAACTATTACATTTATTAAAATCTGTAATACTCcttccgttccagtttatgtgaacctatttctttttttgtctgttccaaaaagaatgacccctttctaaatttgaaaacaatttagcttaagcttacaattctacccttaatgagaagcttttataaccacacaaaaacTCTGggtccctttttgacttgtttaggaccacacaTTTCAAAAGTCtctattttttcttaaactttgtgcctagtcaaacaggttcacataaattggaacggagggagtatatattattactttatattttatactccaattaaattaaaagaaaaattagttatttttttataataaatatttaaattcatTTATCTCTTTTAAATAATATATTATTTCTAAATTGAATATGTATTGTCTTTTTTTGTAACTTGaccctcaaaagtactttttgaaaAGATTGTTCAAACACAATTTGCTTATTAAAGTACTTCTCAAATGAACTGGCCAAACACAAACTGTAAtttttcaaaaatacttttttaaaaagcatttttgagcaaaagcacttctcaaaataagtaatttttggcagcttggccaaacgggctctaagtctGTCAACATAAGTTCACTTTTACCACAAATCCTTTTTTCCTTTTGAGTATGCACTAATCTACGTTCGATAAACTTTTTGCTGCTTTTTACTTGGAAATAATAGGCTATCCACAAATCATCCTGGCATCCCTTGCACATAACCACAAGTTATTCTTTCTTTCATATGGGGTAAACTATCCAGCTTTTTATCTCTGTGATAGCTGACATGATTGTTAAACTTGTTTTACATTTCCCTTTTTGCATTAATTTAATTTCTCGATTTTGGACATTCATGAGAAACATTTTGCCACAAAAGTCAATTACGAAATGAATTCTTTTTTGTTTACCTTTCTGGACATATAATGGACTCATATGACAACTTTTGAATAAGAAAATTGGACACATATATGTGAAAAATTCTTTACATGTCAGTGTATATAAAATTTTAATTCTTTTCTAAAAGACCTGTGAGAAATAGACAGCTAATCTCTGGTATATTATTTGACATTTGCATAGAGTTTTGTCTTAAGGCAGCTTTATACGAAATTAagactttttgttttgtttttattcAAAAAAGTAGGTTCTCAACTCTGTAATTTATATGAAATCTGTTTCATCTTAAAAAGGATGCTTGGCTCGAAAATAACGAAGTGGTCAGAAATAACGAAGTGGTCGGTTTGGATGAGGAAGCAAACATAGTGATCCACCGACTGGTTGAAGGAACAAATGAGCTAGATGTTATCCCAATTGTGGGTATGTTTGGGCTTGGCAAAACCACACTGGCAATGAAAGTCTATCATGATTCCCGAATCCtgtatgaatttttctttgtCATTTGGATTTATGTTGGCCAATCATACAACTTGAAGGATATCTTTCTGAAAATTCTCCGTTGCTTCATGAGACGCCTCGAAGATTATCATGATAAGGATGTGAATGAATTAGCTCAGATAATACATGATTTTGTTGCAAAAGGAGGTAGATGTCTTATTGTCTTGGACGACGTATGGGACTCACAAGTTGTGAACTCTCTTGTATCAGTTTTTCCGAAAAACAATAAAGGCCACCGTATCATGATGACCACTCGCGATTTATCAGTGGCCAAGTGTTGCAGTCAAAATCCTCATGATATGAAATTTCTGAGTGATTACGAAAGTTTTGAGTTGTTGAATGGAATAATTTTTGGTGAGGAAAGGTGTCCTGTTGAGTTGGAAGGATTTGTAAAAAGCATAGCTCGAAAGTGTAGCGGAGTACCACTTGCAATATTGACAATTGCAGGAACATTATTACGTTGCACAAAAGTAAGTGACTGGCAAAGAGTTGAGAAAAAGGTGGAGCAGCATCTTATGGATAGAGGAGATCCTTCAAGCTGCTTGAAATTTGTAAACACAAGTTACACTCTATTGTCCGAAGAAATGCAAGCGTGCTTCTTGTATTTTGGTGTCTTTCCTCAAGCCTTTAGTATTCCTGCTTGGAAATTGATTCGGCTATGGCTTGCTGAAGGTTTAATCAAGCCCAATGGTTCACAAGCCCTTGAGGAGACAGCAAAGATTTATTTGAACAACCTTGTCAATAGAAATTTAGTGACAGCGTTACAGAAGAGTTGTGATGGTAATGTAAAAACATGTTGTGTTCAGGGCATGTTGCATCAGTTCTGCAAAGAGGAAGCTAGTAGCAAATGGCTTTTTCAAGAAGTACGTCCAACACCAGATCAGGCTATTCTTACAATACAAGACCCAGTTGCTTCTCGTCGATTGTGTATTCAATCCTCTGCTTTGAATGATTTTCTCTCCGCAGAACCGCTCGCAGAGCATGTTAGAtctttttactgtttttcctcagAAAAAAGGCAAATCGAGTTGTCTGGTAACGACATCCAACTCATCCCCAAAGCTTTTCCATTGATCCGGGTCTTGGACATTCAATCCTTCAACTTTGTTTTTTCCAAAGATGATTTTAATAGGTTATTTCATTTGAGGTATATTGCTATCTCAGCTGACATTAAGTCTCTTCCCAAATCCTTTGGTAAATTTTGGAATTTACAAACTCTTATACTCAATACAAGTACGTCGAAGTCCACCCTTGACATAAAAGCAAACATATGGAATATGTTACGGCTAAGGCATCTGCACACAAACATTCCTGCCAAATTGCCatctcctcctcataacccaaaggGTAAAGCTTCTTGCCTACAAACACTTTCTGTGGTTTCACCGGAAAGTTGCACAAAAGATATACTTGCAAAAGCTTGTAATCTCAAAAAACTGAAAATCCAAGGGCGAATGATTGATTTTCTTGGAACTAGTAAGGGCTGATGGTGCAATCTTGAAGAGTTGAAGTGCCTGGAACATTTGAAAATGTTGAATGATATTCATTCCTGGGGTAAAACACTTCACATTCCTCcatcattcttcaaatttttacGTACACTGAAGAAGCTAACTTTGTCAAACACAAGGTTTGATTGGAGTGAGGCGGAAAGATTGGGGCAGTTGGAATGCCTTGAGGTCCTTAAGTTGAAAGAAAATGCATTTGCAGGAGAGTCCTGGAGACCGGAGAGAGGAGGTTTTAGTCAACTCCAGGTCTTGTGGATTCAAAGGGCAGAGTTGGAAATTTGGGAGGCTTCAGAACTTCATTTCCCAAGACTTAGGCACCTTGTTCTTATATGTTGTGAAAGGCTTCAGGCTGTGCCATGTGAGCTGGCTGGCGTACCTAGCCTTCAAGAGATGAGTCTGGAGCACACACGTAGAGCAGTCAAATCAGCTAGAGAAATAGAGCGCAAGAAAATGGATAGCACCAAATTCAAGCTCACCATA comes from the Nicotiana sylvestris chromosome 4, ASM39365v2, whole genome shotgun sequence genome and includes:
- the LOC104245488 gene encoding putative late blight resistance protein homolog R1A-10; the protein is MAATVVSSLVEKLQLLINEEVKLITGAVKEEFQRLLEQVERLQDSVGGIISKKESDSKRLKNLEKVIRSIVYEIEDEIDEFLLQAKLQQEKNLFGIKCLDFDRGDRVQDLSSKIDSILDRINRFIHGKNHPDAKRVLIEDMRREARDVLPRKDGPSVEPQDAWLENNEVVRNNEVVGLDEEANIVIHRLVEGTNELDVIPIVGMFGLGKTTLAMKVYHDSRILYEFFFVIWIYVGQSYNLKDIFLKILRCFMRRLEDYHDKDVNELAQIIHDFVAKGGRCLIVLDDVWDSQVVNSLVSVFPKNNKGHRIMMTTRDLSVAKCCSQNPHDMKFLSDYESFELLNGIIFGEERCPVELEGFVKSIARKCSGVPLAILTIAGTLLRCTKVSDWQRVEKKVEQHLMDRGDPSSCLKFVNTSYTLLSEEMQACFLYFGVFPQAFSIPAWKLIRLWLAEGLIKPNGSQALEETAKIYLNNLVNRNLVTALQKSCDGNVKTCCVQGMLHQFCKEEASSKWLFQEVRPTPDQAILTIQDPVASRRLCIQSSALNDFLSAEPLAEHVRSFYCFSSEKRQIELSGNDIQLIPKAFPLIRVLDIQSFNFVFSKDDFNRLFHLRYIAISADIKSLPKSFGKFWNLQTLILNTSTSKSTLDIKANIWNMLRLRHLHTNIPAKLPSPPHNPKGKASCLQTLSVVSPESCTKDILAKACNLKKLKIQGRMIDFLGTSKG